The nucleotide sequence GTGACGGCGGGTAAGCCCTGACGAATCCGTCGGCCGTTGCCGTTGTGCGGGCGGATGCTCGGATCCGGCACGATCTTTCTATTGCTGCGCTGGCCGGGTGACTAGGATCGCGGTTATCACCGGTGTGCGACCACGCGACGTAGCCTGGGCACCGCCGGAAGGGAAGGACAATGATGACCACCGAATCGGTTGCAGCCAAAGCTCAGGAGCGCGGAGCAAACGGAGCCGGCGGAGTTCGAGCCCCGTCCGACGATTCCAAGCCAACCGATGTCGGTGCCACCGTCGCCCGGCTACGCCAGACGTTTGCCTCCGGGCGGACCCGCAACGTGCAGTGGCGCAAGCAGCAACTGCTGCAGCTGCAAAGGTTGATGGAGGAAAACGAAGACGCCATCACCAAAGCGCTGGTTGAGGATCTGGACCGCAACCCGGTAGAGGCGTTCATCGCCGACATCGCAACGACCATCGCCGAAGCGAAGTACGCGGCCAAGAAGGTACGCAAGTGGATGCGGCGCAAGCACGTCTTGCTCGAAGCGCCGCAGTTGCCCGGCCGGGGTTGGGTGCAGTACGAGCCGTACGGCACCGTGCTGATCATCGGCGCCTGGAACTATCCGTTCTATCTGACGCTGGGTCCGGCGGTCGGTGCGATCGCGGCCGGCAACACCGTCGTTCTCAAACCCTCCGAAATCGCCGAGGCATCGTCGCGTTTGATGGCCGAATTGGTGCCTCGCTATCTGGACCGTGACGCGATTGCGGTGATCGAAGGCGACGGCGCGGTGAGCCAGGAGCTGATTGGGCAGGGCCTAGATCGGGTGATGTTCACCGGCGGCACCGAGATCGGCCGCAAGGTCTACGAAGGCGCCGCGCCGCATCTGACCCCGGTCACCCTTGAACTCGGCGGCAAGAGCCCGGTGATCGTCGCCGCCGACGCCGACATCGATGTCGCGGCCAAGCGGATCGCCTGGATCAAACTACTCAACGGCGGCCAGACCTGTGTTGCTCCCGACTACGTGCTGGCTGACGCAACGATTCGGGACGAACTCGTGGGCAAGATCGGCGCCGCCGTCACCAAGTTCCGCTCCCAAGACGACCCCGACGGGCTGCGGATCGTCAACCGGCGCCAGTTCGACCGGTTGAGCGGCTACATCGCGGCGGCCGAATCCGAAGCCAAGGCCGGGGGTAAGTGCAAGGTTGAGGTGGGCGGCAAGTGCACGGCGGAGAGCCTGCGTATTCAGCCGACCGTGGTCGTCGACCCCGATCCGAGCGGTCCGGTGATGACCAACGAGATCTTCGGGCCGATCCTGCCGGTGCTTACCGTCAAATCGCTGGATGAGGCCATCGGTTTCGTCAACTCACGGCCCAAGCCGTTGTCGGCATACCTGTTCACCAAGTCGCGCGAAATCCGCGAACGGGTGATCAACGAGGTGCCCGCGGGCGGCATGATGGTCAACCACCTCGCCTTCCAGGTGTCGACGGCGAAGTTGCCGTTCGGCGGTGTCGGCGCTTCGGGCATGGGCGCCTACCACGGCAAGTGGGGCTTCGATGAGTTCAGTCACCGCAAGTCGGTGTTGACCAAGCCGACTCGCCCCGACCTCTCCAACATCATCTACCCGCCCTACACCGAGCGGGCCTTCAAGCTGGCTCGCAGGCTGTTCTAGCCTGACGCCCATGCCCAACGGCTTCGGCCCTGGTGCCGGGCCGAACCCGACCGTGTCAACAGAGAGGAACCTGATGCCCGGAGTACAGGATCGCGTCGTCGTCGTCACCGGAGCCGGTGGGGGACTGGGCCGCGAATACGCGCTCACCCTTGCCCGCGAGGGAGCCAGCGTGGTCGTCAACGACCTCGGTGGGGCTCGCGACGGCACGGGCGCCGGATCGGCGATGGCCGATCAGGTTGTTACCGAGATCCGTGAGGGCGGCGGTCGCGCGGTCGCCAACTACGACAGCGTCGCCACCGAAGACGGCGCGGCGAACATCATCAAGACCGCGCTCGACGAGTTCGGCGCCGTGCATGGTGTGGTGAGCAACGCCGGCATCCTGCGTGACGGAACCTTCCACAAGATGACGTCGGAGAACTGGGACGCCGTGTTGAAGGTGCATCTCTACGGTGGCTACAACGTCGTCCGTGCGGCATGGCCGCACTTTCGCGAGCAGAGCTACGGCCGGGTCGTCGTTGCCACCTCCACCAGCGGCCTGTTCGGCAACTTCGGGCAGACCAACTACGGCGCGGCCAAGCTCGGGCTGGTTGGCCTGATCAACACCCTGGCGCTGGAGGGCGCCAAGTACAACATCCATTCCAACGCGGTGGCCCCGATCGCGGCCACCCGGATGACCCAAGACATCATGCCCCCCGAGGTGCTCGAGAAGCTCACGCCGGAATTCGTCGCGCCCGTGGTGGCCTACCTGTGCACCGAGGAGTGCGCCGACAACGGGTCGGTGTTCATCGTCGGCGGCGGCAAGGTGCAGCGCGCCGCGCTGTTCCAGAACGACGGCGCCAACTTCCAGACGCCGCCGTCGGTGCAGGACATTGCGGCGCAGTGGGCTCAGATCACCGATCTGTCCGGCGCGCAAAAAGCCGGATTCAAGCTGTAACTATATGAAAGCTTGTGTCGTACAAGAGCTTTCTGGTCCGTCCGGCCTGGTCTACACCGAGGTAGACGACGTTTCAGATGGCGGCGGCAACGTCGTCATCGACGTTCGGGCGGCCGGGGTGTGCTTTCCGGATCTGCTGCTGACCAAGGGCGAATATCAGCTGAAGCTGCCGCCGCCGTTCGTGCCGGGGCTGGAAACCGCGGGTGTCGTGCGGTCGGCGCCCGCGAGGTCGGGCTTTCGGGTGGGAGAACGGGTTTCGGCGTTCGGCGTACTCGGTGGCTACGCCGAACAAGTGGCGGTTCCGGTTTCCAACGTGGTGCGCAGCCCGGCCGAACTCGATGACGCCGAAGCGGTGTCATTGCTGGTCAACTACAACACCATGTACTTCGCGCTGGCTCGCCGGGCCGCGATGCGGCCGGGTGAGACGGTGTTGGTGCTCGGTGGTGCCGGCGGAGTTGGCACGGCGGCCATCCAGATCGCCAAGGCGATGGGCGCCGGCCAGGTGATAGCCGTGGTGCACCGGGAGGGTGCGATCGACTATGTCGCCTCGGTGGGGGCCGATGTGGTGCTGCCCTTGACCGAGGGCTGGGTCGAGGAAGTGCACAAGCACACGCACGGGCGGGGCGTGGATATCGTGGTCGACCCGATTGGTGGCCCGGT is from Mycobacterium marinum and encodes:
- a CDS encoding aldehyde dehydrogenase family protein, producing MMTTESVAAKAQERGANGAGGVRAPSDDSKPTDVGATVARLRQTFASGRTRNVQWRKQQLLQLQRLMEENEDAITKALVEDLDRNPVEAFIADIATTIAEAKYAAKKVRKWMRRKHVLLEAPQLPGRGWVQYEPYGTVLIIGAWNYPFYLTLGPAVGAIAAGNTVVLKPSEIAEASSRLMAELVPRYLDRDAIAVIEGDGAVSQELIGQGLDRVMFTGGTEIGRKVYEGAAPHLTPVTLELGGKSPVIVAADADIDVAAKRIAWIKLLNGGQTCVAPDYVLADATIRDELVGKIGAAVTKFRSQDDPDGLRIVNRRQFDRLSGYIAAAESEAKAGGKCKVEVGGKCTAESLRIQPTVVVDPDPSGPVMTNEIFGPILPVLTVKSLDEAIGFVNSRPKPLSAYLFTKSREIRERVINEVPAGGMMVNHLAFQVSTAKLPFGGVGASGMGAYHGKWGFDEFSHRKSVLTKPTRPDLSNIIYPPYTERAFKLARRLF
- a CDS encoding SDR family oxidoreductase — its product is MPGVQDRVVVVTGAGGGLGREYALTLAREGASVVVNDLGGARDGTGAGSAMADQVVTEIREGGGRAVANYDSVATEDGAANIIKTALDEFGAVHGVVSNAGILRDGTFHKMTSENWDAVLKVHLYGGYNVVRAAWPHFREQSYGRVVVATSTSGLFGNFGQTNYGAAKLGLVGLINTLALEGAKYNIHSNAVAPIAATRMTQDIMPPEVLEKLTPEFVAPVVAYLCTEECADNGSVFIVGGGKVQRAALFQNDGANFQTPPSVQDIAAQWAQITDLSGAQKAGFKL
- a CDS encoding NADPH:quinone oxidoreductase family protein encodes the protein MKACVVQELSGPSGLVYTEVDDVSDGGGNVVIDVRAAGVCFPDLLLTKGEYQLKLPPPFVPGLETAGVVRSAPARSGFRVGERVSAFGVLGGYAEQVAVPVSNVVRSPAELDDAEAVSLLVNYNTMYFALARRAAMRPGETVLVLGGAGGVGTAAIQIAKAMGAGQVIAVVHREGAIDYVASVGADVVLPLTEGWVEEVHKHTHGRGVDIVVDPIGGPVFDDAIRALAIDGKLLAIGFAAGSIPTLAVNRLLRRNVGVLGVAWGEYLNRVPGSVYLFSWGLNHLVSLGLRPPPPQRFPLSEAQAALQSLADGAVLGKIVLEP